TGCCTTGCTGCCTTGCGCTTCGGAGAGCGCGTTCATCATGTCGCCGAGCAGGGTTTGACTGCCGAGCTGCGCGGCGCGGTACACCACGCTGCCTTCAGTCATCAGCGCGCCCGCCAACACTTTGCCGCCTGCTTTTTTCTCTTCGGGATTGGATTCGCCGGTGAGGTGGCTCTCGTCCGCCCAGCCGCTGCCGCTTTCGATAATGCCGTCGGCGGCAATACGTTCGCCGTGGTTGGCGCGGATAAGGTCGCCGATTTGTACTTGGTCGATGGGCACTTGTTTCCATTCGCCATCGCGTTGCACGTTGACTTGGGTTGGCGTGAGTTTGAGCAGCAAACCCAAGCTGTTCAGGCTGGATTTTTTGGTGCGGTGTTCCAAAAATTTGCCCAGCGACACAAAACCGATCACCATCACGCCTACTTCAAAATACACGTGCGCCATACCGTGCGCCGTGTGCGGGCTGAAAAACAGCATATAAACGGAATACAGGTAAATCGACACCGTGCCGATGGTAACCAGCACGTCCATATTCGCCAACCCGCCTTTAATACTCGCCCACGCGCTTTTGTAAAACGGGATTGCCAGCCAAAGTTGAACCACGCTTGCCAGTACAAATTGCCACAACGGCGGAATCATCCAATCGTGCCGACCAATCATCATGCCTGCCATGCCGATTAAGAACGGGATGTTGATGGCCAGCAAAAGCCATAATCTCCAGCCGATATGGTGTTCTGCTTCAGGTTGTGGCAATGTATCTTCCGTTTTTTCCTTTGCGCCGTAACCGGTTTTCTCAATGATTTTGGCAATGTCGGCTACCGACATTTTGCTGTCGTCAAACGTAACCTGTGCCTCCTCGCTGGCAAAGTTCACCCCTGCTGATTCGACAAAATCTTTTTTATTCAATACTTTTTCAATACGCGAAGCGCAGGCCTGACAGGTCATGCCTTCGATTTGGAAACGGACTTTTTGTTGCATGGCAAAGCCTCCTATTGATTGTTTGGCTCGTGTTTTTGTGTTTATGTATTATCAAACGAAAACGACATAATGGCAAAAAGTAAGTTATCAAGAGACAAAGGCCGTCTGAAATATTTCAGACGGCCTTTACTCAAAAATTCAATTTACAAGGCAGCGTCAAAGCCGCCGTCTTCTACGGCATCAATCAGCGCATCGGCATCTGTCTTGCTCTCATCAAAAGTAATCACTGCATTTTTGTTTTCCAAGCTGACTTCTGCTTTTTCCACGCCTTCTACGCCTTCCAAAAGACGGGTTACGCTTTTCACGCAGCCGCCACAGGTCATGCCGTCGATATTGAGGGTAACAGTTTGCATTTGTATTTCCTTTCATTCAAACAAATATGGTTGCCAAATACTTTACTCCTTACACAAACAGCTTGCAAATTCTTCATTAGGGCAGCCATCTGAAAAATGCAGATAGGCGTATAATAACGCCCTTTGCTTCACCAAACGGACATAATAATGACTTCAACATTGAAACAATGGGTTAGCGTATGCGCACTGGCGGTGGGGGCGTTTATTTTCAATACCACCGAATTCATTCCGATTGCGCTTTTGAGCGACATCGGTCAG
This genomic interval from Neisseria flavescens contains the following:
- a CDS encoding heavy-metal-associated domain-containing protein, with amino-acid sequence MQTVTLNIDGMTCGGCVKSVTRLLEGVEGVEKAEVSLENKNAVITFDESKTDADALIDAVEDGGFDAAL